One Brassica napus cultivar Da-Ae chromosome C4, Da-Ae, whole genome shotgun sequence genomic region harbors:
- the LOC125585852 gene encoding uncharacterized protein LOC125585852: protein MKNSEARPVGSAPLPEANEVEKKNPNECNYIQNDKRSHGKGCGGYRNRDNYSNGRDRYLAGRKGNHNNSGRGSNPGRGRGGYGRGRGGISKPSYSTKSVCHICGMSNHWAKNCRTPKHLCELYQGSIKDKNPEAHMVHDSGYEADKESDVANDDLMDFETSDCLKD, encoded by the coding sequence atgaagaacagtgaagcTAGACCTGTCGGATCTGCCCCATTACCAGAGGCCAATgaagttgaaaagaaaaatcccAACGAGTGCAATTACATCCAGAATGATAAGAGATCACACGGCAAAGGCTGTGGTGGATATAGAAACCGTGACAATTACTCGAACGGTCGAGATAGATACTTGGccggccggaaaggaaaccacaataacagtggtcgtggttccaatcccGGCCGTGGCCGAGGTGGATATGGACGAGGTCGAGGCGGTatatccaaaccgtcttactcAACCAAATCCGTTTGTCACATATGTGGGATGAgcaaccattgggccaagaattgtAGAACTCCTAAGCACTTATGTGAGCTCTACCAGGGAAGTATTAAagacaagaacccggaggctcaTATGGTCCATGATTCCGGTTATGAGGCTGATAAAGAATCCGATGTTGCAAATGACGACCTGATGGActttgagacttctgattgtctcaaagaCTAA